Proteins co-encoded in one Natronorubrum daqingense genomic window:
- a CDS encoding serine/threonine-protein kinase RIO2: protein MVRNVAGLLPELEAEDYYLLSGVEQGMRFSEWVQRGKLPKFSNLTEEEVDYRLERCLERGLVEKKTIQYEGYTLQFEGYDTLALRALVERDTISEFGVPLGVGKESDVYEVKSYKPHALKYHREGYTNFREVHKERDYTSDNDHVSWMYTARKAAEREYDILEELYPDVSVPRPIDQNRHAIVMEKMDGVELSQTKLEADQVLGVLDLLLSEVANAYANGYVHADMSEYNVFVSEEGVKIFDWPQAVPTDHENAAEFLRRDLRNIVGYFRRKYPQHVPDDIATDELADSVADESFVTVTNLGA, encoded by the coding sequence ATGGTCCGGAACGTCGCCGGTCTTCTACCGGAACTCGAGGCCGAAGACTACTATCTCCTCTCTGGGGTCGAACAGGGAATGCGCTTTTCCGAGTGGGTCCAGCGAGGAAAGCTACCGAAGTTCTCGAATCTAACCGAAGAGGAAGTCGACTACCGACTCGAGCGCTGTCTCGAACGGGGGTTAGTCGAGAAGAAAACGATCCAATACGAGGGGTACACCCTCCAATTTGAGGGATACGATACCCTCGCCTTGCGTGCACTCGTCGAACGCGATACGATCAGTGAGTTCGGTGTCCCGCTGGGCGTCGGCAAAGAAAGTGACGTTTACGAGGTCAAATCGTACAAGCCACACGCGCTAAAGTATCACCGCGAGGGCTACACGAACTTCCGCGAGGTGCACAAAGAACGCGATTACACGTCGGACAACGACCACGTCTCCTGGATGTACACCGCGCGCAAGGCCGCCGAGCGAGAGTACGACATCCTCGAGGAGCTCTATCCCGACGTCTCGGTTCCACGCCCCATCGATCAGAACCGTCACGCGATCGTGATGGAGAAGATGGACGGCGTCGAGCTTTCCCAGACGAAACTCGAGGCTGACCAGGTACTCGGCGTCCTCGACTTACTCCTCTCCGAAGTTGCCAACGCGTACGCGAACGGATACGTCCACGCGGACATGAGCGAGTACAACGTCTTCGTCAGCGAAGAGGGCGTGAAAATCTTCGACTGGCCACAGGCCGTTCCGACCGACCACGAAAATGCAGCCGAGTTTCTCCGACGCGACTTGCGTAATATTGTCGGATACTTCCGACGGAAGTACCCCCAGCACGTTCCAGACGATATCGCTACCGACGAACTGGCTGACTCGGTCGCCGACGAATCGTTCGTGACGGTGACCAATCTCGGAGCGTAA
- a CDS encoding lipoate--protein ligase family protein: MSDLAEREWRLIRDDPREGPLQMAVEEIAARTALEDDRRTVRVYSWEPSTLSLGYRQEPETVDWEYCERNGIDVTRRQTGGGGIYHDSYADISYTIVAPAAEVPGDLMDCYELFCEPILEGLRRMGVDADFASAEQSSIYQPSCYLRDINPAHDVVAPASAGADAKKISGNAQYRQRDVVIQHGSISYDLESDHHVGVFETDLETDTFDERVTSIRDEVGIERDAAVDALATALAEWCGAEEGTWRSSELEAARELADRKFGSDAWIRNREVLEAEEH; encoded by the coding sequence ATGAGCGACCTCGCCGAGAGAGAGTGGCGGCTAATCCGGGATGATCCGCGCGAGGGACCACTCCAGATGGCCGTCGAAGAAATTGCCGCACGAACTGCACTCGAGGACGACCGCCGAACCGTCCGCGTCTACTCGTGGGAGCCGAGTACGCTCTCGCTCGGCTATCGACAGGAGCCGGAGACGGTCGATTGGGAGTACTGCGAGCGAAACGGGATCGACGTCACTCGGCGACAGACTGGCGGCGGCGGAATCTATCACGACAGCTACGCCGATATCTCCTACACGATCGTTGCGCCCGCAGCGGAGGTTCCCGGCGATCTGATGGACTGTTACGAGCTGTTTTGTGAACCGATCCTCGAGGGACTCAGGCGGATGGGCGTCGACGCGGACTTCGCCAGCGCCGAGCAGTCGTCGATCTACCAGCCCTCATGTTACCTCCGGGACATCAACCCGGCCCACGACGTCGTTGCACCGGCGAGTGCGGGTGCGGACGCGAAGAAAATCAGCGGGAACGCCCAGTACCGCCAACGAGACGTCGTCATCCAGCACGGCTCGATCAGTTACGACCTCGAGAGCGACCACCACGTCGGGGTGTTCGAGACGGACCTCGAGACGGACACGTTCGACGAGCGAGTTACGAGCATTCGAGACGAGGTCGGTATCGAGCGCGACGCGGCCGTCGACGCGCTCGCGACGGCACTGGCCGAGTGGTGTGGGGCCGAAGAAGGGACGTGGCGATCGAGCGAACTCGAGGCAGCGCGCGAGCTGGCCGATCGAAAGTTCGGTTCGGACGCGTGGATTCGCAATCGAGAGGTACTCGAGGCGGAAGAACACTAA
- a CDS encoding class I SAM-dependent methyltransferase, which translates to MSDSSTRAAEQADDEISHPLFAKLYDVLPQSILFEPHREYLARDLSGRVLELGCGTGDMFPYVAEHATSSLEYHAIEPDPHMRKRARKRAGETGLAVDLRGARAESLPYPDDSFDVVIASLVFCTIQDPDVALEEALRVLEPGGEFRFLEHVHADGWRGSGQELLNPLWAHTAGGCQLTRETIPRFVSHEAVTVEEIERLDLGFFPVAPFVRGTLRRKRGSTLE; encoded by the coding sequence ATGTCCGACTCGAGTACACGGGCGGCCGAACAAGCGGACGACGAAATCTCACACCCACTCTTCGCAAAACTCTACGACGTCCTTCCGCAATCGATTCTGTTCGAGCCCCATCGCGAGTACCTCGCTCGCGACCTCTCGGGTCGCGTCCTCGAACTGGGCTGCGGAACGGGCGACATGTTTCCGTACGTCGCCGAACACGCGACCTCCTCCCTCGAGTATCACGCGATCGAACCCGACCCGCACATGCGTAAACGAGCCCGTAAACGGGCGGGAGAAACCGGTCTCGCGGTCGACCTTCGCGGCGCTCGTGCCGAGTCACTCCCCTATCCCGACGACTCCTTCGATGTCGTGATCGCCAGCCTCGTCTTCTGTACGATTCAGGACCCAGACGTTGCACTCGAGGAAGCCCTGCGCGTACTCGAACCCGGTGGCGAGTTTCGCTTTCTCGAGCACGTCCACGCCGACGGCTGGCGAGGGTCCGGCCAGGAACTGCTCAATCCGCTCTGGGCGCACACCGCGGGCGGCTGTCAGCTCACGCGCGAAACGATCCCTCGATTCGTCTCCCACGAAGCGGTTACCGTCGAGGAAATCGAGCGACTCGACCTCGGTTTCTTCCCGGTCGCCCCGTTCGTTCGCGGAACGCTTCGTCGAAAACGAGGGAGCACGCTCGAGTAG
- a CDS encoding NAD(P)H-hydrate dehydratase, with protein sequence MSRLQRTLSNISEETGTDSGRVGIVAGATEYPNQPALVGRAALRTGSDHVRAFVPDPIYEIVASHDPNLLVDRYAGEQFEQTAVERTREMCEWADALVVGPGLVDAEPAAVREVIDTVDIPIVVDALAIEPALEADLSKSILTPSGSEDDPIREEYGSLEAFSTETGAVLTLTGDTDEIVADGERIRNETGTSALTVAGTGDTLAGITASLLGQGADRSDAAELGAWVLGKSGELATAEYGPGVLATDVIDRIPDTIR encoded by the coding sequence ATGAGTCGACTCCAGCGAACGCTCTCGAACATCTCGGAAGAGACCGGCACCGACAGCGGGCGCGTCGGCATCGTCGCGGGGGCGACCGAGTACCCGAATCAGCCCGCGCTGGTCGGGCGCGCAGCGCTCCGAACCGGTTCCGATCACGTTCGGGCGTTCGTGCCCGATCCGATCTACGAAATCGTCGCGAGTCACGACCCGAATCTCTTGGTCGACAGATACGCGGGTGAACAGTTCGAACAGACCGCCGTCGAACGCACCCGCGAGATGTGTGAGTGGGCCGACGCCCTCGTCGTCGGGCCCGGACTCGTCGACGCCGAGCCGGCTGCCGTTCGGGAGGTAATCGACACCGTCGACATCCCGATCGTCGTCGACGCCCTCGCCATCGAACCCGCACTCGAGGCGGATCTCTCGAAGTCGATTCTCACACCGAGCGGCTCGGAAGACGATCCGATTCGGGAGGAGTACGGCTCGCTCGAGGCGTTTTCGACGGAAACGGGTGCCGTGTTGACGTTGACCGGTGACACCGACGAAATTGTCGCCGACGGTGAACGCATCCGCAACGAGACGGGCACGTCGGCGCTGACGGTCGCCGGAACCGGGGATACGCTGGCCGGAATCACCGCGTCGCTGCTCGGACAGGGGGCTGATCGCAGCGACGCCGCGGAATTAGGCGCGTGGGTCCTCGGCAAGAGCGGCGAGTTAGCCACCGCCGAGTATGGCCCGGGCGTGCTCGCGACCGACGTCATCGACCGCATTCCGGACACGATTCGGTGA
- a CDS encoding phosphoribosyltransferase — MFDDRTDAGERLAGELESRGLEADIVLGIPRGALPVARPVADALNADLDVVVARKMGAPSNPELAIGAVASDGSVWYNDDLLERLSVGKEYLETVREQEAENASEKADRYRESPGLPDLEGKRVVVVDDGVATGATATACLRQVQASDAASVVLAVPVGSPRGVGDLRDEADEVIALETPQSFRAVGQYYRVFDQVSDEEAIAYLE; from the coding sequence ATGTTCGACGACAGAACCGACGCCGGCGAACGACTCGCCGGAGAACTCGAGTCCCGCGGGCTCGAGGCCGATATCGTCCTCGGAATTCCCCGCGGTGCACTTCCCGTCGCTAGACCGGTCGCGGACGCGCTGAACGCAGACCTCGACGTGGTCGTCGCCCGGAAGATGGGCGCGCCGAGCAATCCGGAGTTGGCAATCGGTGCCGTCGCGAGCGACGGCAGCGTCTGGTACAACGACGACCTCCTCGAGCGACTTTCGGTCGGTAAAGAGTATCTCGAGACCGTCCGAGAACAGGAGGCGGAGAACGCCAGCGAGAAGGCGGATCGGTATCGAGAGAGTCCCGGTTTGCCGGATCTCGAGGGGAAGCGAGTGGTCGTCGTCGACGACGGCGTTGCAACGGGTGCGACCGCGACAGCCTGTCTTCGACAGGTGCAAGCGAGCGACGCTGCGTCCGTCGTGCTCGCGGTGCCGGTCGGCTCGCCGCGTGGCGTCGGCGACCTCCGAGACGAAGCGGACGAGGTGATCGCCCTCGAGACGCCACAGTCGTTTCGTGCCGTCGGACAGTACTATCGCGTGTTCGATCAGGTGAGCGACGAGGAGGCGATCGCGTACCTCGAATAA
- the gdhB gene encoding glutamate dehydrogenase GdhB, whose product MAPELTPDESSTNRQVTDDEPETALETARLQLERAATHLDIGDSVIERLKHPAKVHEVTIPLERDDGSVDIYTGYRAQHDSVRGPYKGGLRYHPGVTRDECVGLSMWMTWKCAVMDLPFGGAKGGVVVDPKSLSTDETERLTRRFMQEIRPVVGPTMDIPAPDMGTDPATMAWLMDAYSMQEGETIPGVVTGKPPVVGGSAGREEAPGRSVAIVTRETCQYYDCPLADVTVAVQGFGSVGANAARLLEEWGATVVAVSDVNGGVHDPDGIAVETIPSHDEEPEAVTRYAETAAGTGSLTRLSNADLLELDVDVLIPAAVGNVITADNADAIEADIVIEGANGPTTFGADAILEERGIPVIPDILANAGGVTVSYFEWLQDINRRTWSLERVHEELETEMVDAWNGLRETVDERDVSWRDAAYIVALSRVAAAHDARGLWP is encoded by the coding sequence ATGGCCCCTGAACTCACACCAGATGAATCTTCGACGAACCGACAGGTGACCGACGACGAACCCGAAACCGCACTCGAGACCGCGCGTCTGCAACTCGAGCGTGCCGCGACACACCTCGATATCGGCGATTCCGTCATCGAGCGTCTCAAACACCCGGCAAAAGTCCACGAGGTCACCATTCCACTCGAGCGTGACGACGGGTCGGTCGACATTTACACCGGCTACCGGGCACAACACGACAGCGTCCGCGGCCCGTACAAGGGCGGTCTTCGTTATCACCCCGGCGTCACTCGAGACGAGTGCGTCGGCCTGTCGATGTGGATGACCTGGAAGTGCGCCGTCATGGACCTCCCGTTCGGTGGCGCGAAAGGTGGGGTTGTCGTCGATCCGAAGTCACTTTCGACGGACGAGACCGAACGCTTGACTCGCCGATTCATGCAAGAAATTCGGCCGGTTGTGGGCCCGACGATGGACATTCCGGCACCGGACATGGGAACGGACCCCGCGACGATGGCCTGGCTGATGGACGCCTACAGCATGCAGGAAGGCGAGACCATTCCGGGCGTCGTCACCGGCAAGCCACCCGTCGTCGGTGGCTCTGCGGGTCGCGAGGAGGCTCCCGGACGGAGCGTCGCTATCGTCACCCGCGAAACATGTCAGTACTACGACTGCCCGTTAGCGGACGTGACGGTCGCCGTCCAGGGCTTTGGCAGCGTCGGTGCGAACGCCGCCCGCTTGCTCGAGGAGTGGGGGGCGACCGTCGTCGCCGTCAGCGACGTCAACGGTGGCGTCCACGATCCCGACGGCATCGCGGTCGAGACCATTCCGTCGCACGACGAGGAGCCGGAAGCGGTCACTCGGTACGCCGAAACCGCCGCCGGCACGGGCTCGCTGACCCGACTGTCGAACGCGGACCTGCTCGAACTCGACGTCGACGTGTTGATTCCGGCTGCCGTCGGGAACGTCATCACCGCGGACAACGCCGACGCCATCGAGGCGGACATCGTCATCGAAGGCGCGAACGGGCCGACGACGTTCGGCGCTGACGCGATCCTCGAGGAACGCGGTATCCCCGTGATCCCCGATATCCTCGCAAACGCAGGCGGCGTCACCGTCAGCTACTTCGAGTGGCTCCAGGACATCAACCGCCGAACCTGGTCACTCGAGCGCGTGCACGAAGAACTCGAGACGGAGATGGTCGACGCCTGGAACGGGTTGCGCGAGACGGTGGACGAACGCGACGTGAGTTGGCGCGACGCGGCGTACATCGTCGCGCTCTCTCGCGTCGCGGCGGCCCACGACGCACGCGGGTTGTGGCCCTGA
- a CDS encoding rubrerythrin-like domain-containing protein: protein MKDIRFNPEDESTYECFNCGTLVRTTAPAQCPDCGTDMRNRRTPIE, encoded by the coding sequence ATGAAAGACATCCGTTTCAACCCCGAGGACGAATCGACCTACGAGTGTTTCAACTGTGGGACGCTCGTTCGGACGACAGCGCCCGCCCAGTGTCCCGACTGCGGGACGGACATGCGTAATCGACGGACGCCGATCGAGTAA
- a CDS encoding bacterio-opsin activator domain-containing protein encodes MATARTLDDAHLLVVESADDRVEGNPPSLSGRLSDGGEGATDADSSEPSATQLAGVVTTASSVEAALETLETDSIDCVVSAQSLIDGTGTELVERVRERDVALPFVLAPRDGDEALASEAITAGVTEYVPAADSSEPLTETLERALERGDDCRHARVQARQFRAVFNDPETYAWVVDRDGTIRQANDRALETVHGGDDVTCGGQFAALPWWDATDSGGESIRTAIDTAAAGTVAHRELTLTQEPQLETDAERAAERTVPRTLEVTVRPVRDESGTVVSVLAQVTDVTDRARLEQEVRESEELHRVTLNNMTDTVLITDDSGEFTYVCPNVHFIFGYSDEEIHEMGSIDDLLGPDLFEREELESEGVLTNIECTATDRAGREHTLLVNVRTVSIQGGTTLYSCRDVTKRKRREEALTALHRTTRELLYAESEREIAEIVVDDATDVLDLENTGAYLFDTDENVLTPAAASPAMKRTHGPLPERRAADGSLAGQVFVDGDATFFADVHDASAVSNPATDLTSVGLVPLGDHGVFVVGSPDADAFDDVTRELTDLLATTAEAALDRVRREQTLRERDRELKQQNRKLSRLNQVNEIIREIDAALVQAETREEIEAAVCERLTSADRFSFAWIGTTDVTGERLEANTHGGTGRGREYLDSVSTLLQEASEPAARTAATNDVTVVSNVAERLREEPWRSEALSREYQSVAGVPLAYDEFTYGVLTVYADEPDAFEGVIRSVLIELGETIASAIAAVERKQALLTDSRTRLEFEVIDDGFIFTRLATRAECTLSFDGGIQLHEDGAAVFATVEGAPATDVVDAAADLVAVEDIQHLGDGADVDDPASGETVLINLAPPFLALQLADHGVVLRSVEATPTDTHVVVDVPRTVDASESIDVVSNAFSDVSLVAKRTVDRTTARTLRAQLLERLTDRQLEVVQLAYYGGYFESPRERSGEEIATTLEISPAAFYRHIRTIQRKLFTILFDEIGLPAKTTAPVE; translated from the coding sequence ATGGCAACTGCACGGACGCTCGACGACGCCCATCTCCTCGTCGTCGAGTCGGCAGACGACCGGGTCGAGGGGAACCCGCCCAGCCTCTCGGGTCGACTTTCCGACGGGGGCGAGGGCGCGACCGACGCCGACTCGTCGGAACCGAGTGCAACGCAACTCGCGGGAGTCGTCACGACGGCTTCGAGCGTGGAGGCAGCGCTCGAGACCCTCGAGACGGATTCGATCGACTGCGTGGTGAGCGCGCAGTCGCTCATCGACGGGACCGGAACCGAACTCGTCGAGCGCGTTCGCGAGCGCGACGTCGCGCTCCCGTTCGTACTCGCGCCCCGCGACGGCGACGAGGCACTCGCGAGCGAAGCGATCACTGCAGGCGTCACGGAGTACGTCCCGGCCGCGGACTCGAGTGAACCGCTTACCGAGACGCTCGAGCGAGCGCTCGAACGGGGCGACGACTGCAGACACGCTCGCGTGCAGGCTCGGCAGTTTCGAGCCGTGTTCAACGATCCGGAGACGTACGCGTGGGTCGTCGACCGCGATGGTACCATCCGCCAAGCGAACGACCGCGCGCTCGAGACCGTCCACGGGGGCGACGACGTCACCTGCGGAGGGCAGTTCGCGGCGCTTCCGTGGTGGGACGCCACCGACTCGGGAGGCGAGTCGATCCGAACGGCGATCGACACGGCGGCGGCCGGCACGGTCGCCCACCGGGAACTCACGCTGACGCAGGAGCCTCAACTCGAGACCGACGCCGAACGCGCCGCGGAGCGTACCGTCCCGCGGACGCTCGAGGTAACGGTCAGACCAGTTCGAGACGAATCGGGGACCGTCGTCTCCGTCCTCGCACAGGTGACCGACGTCACTGACCGGGCGCGCCTCGAGCAGGAGGTCCGTGAATCGGAGGAACTCCACCGGGTGACGCTCAACAACATGACAGACACCGTCCTGATCACGGACGACTCGGGCGAGTTCACCTACGTCTGCCCGAACGTCCACTTTATCTTCGGCTACTCGGACGAGGAAATTCACGAGATGGGCTCGATCGACGACCTCCTCGGTCCGGACCTCTTCGAGCGCGAGGAACTCGAGTCGGAGGGCGTGTTGACCAACATCGAGTGTACGGCGACCGACCGCGCGGGCCGGGAGCACACGCTGTTAGTCAACGTCCGCACGGTCTCGATTCAGGGCGGAACGACCCTCTACAGCTGTCGCGACGTGACGAAGCGTAAACGCCGCGAGGAGGCGCTCACGGCACTTCACCGGACGACGCGGGAACTGCTGTACGCCGAAAGCGAACGCGAAATCGCCGAGATCGTCGTCGACGACGCGACGGACGTCCTCGACCTCGAGAACACCGGTGCATACCTGTTCGATACCGACGAAAACGTACTCACTCCGGCGGCCGCATCGCCGGCGATGAAGCGAACCCACGGCCCGCTCCCGGAGCGGCGGGCGGCGGACGGCAGCCTCGCGGGACAGGTGTTCGTCGACGGCGACGCGACGTTCTTCGCGGACGTTCACGACGCATCGGCCGTGTCGAATCCGGCGACGGACCTCACGAGCGTCGGACTCGTCCCGCTCGGGGACCACGGCGTCTTCGTCGTCGGTTCACCCGACGCCGACGCGTTCGACGACGTGACTCGAGAACTCACCGATCTGCTCGCGACGACGGCCGAAGCCGCACTCGATCGAGTGCGACGAGAACAGACGCTCCGAGAACGCGACCGCGAACTCAAACAGCAGAATCGAAAACTCTCCCGACTCAATCAGGTCAACGAGATTATCCGTGAGATCGACGCGGCGCTCGTTCAGGCGGAGACGCGCGAGGAGATCGAAGCCGCCGTCTGCGAGCGACTCACGTCCGCCGATCGGTTCTCCTTCGCCTGGATCGGAACGACGGACGTCACGGGAGAGCGCCTCGAGGCGAACACGCACGGCGGGACGGGCCGCGGACGGGAGTACCTGGACAGCGTCTCTACGTTGCTTCAGGAGGCGAGCGAGCCTGCCGCTCGAACCGCCGCGACGAACGACGTCACGGTCGTCTCGAACGTCGCGGAGCGTCTTCGCGAGGAACCGTGGCGCTCCGAAGCGCTCTCGCGGGAGTACCAATCCGTCGCGGGCGTCCCGCTGGCCTACGACGAGTTCACGTACGGCGTGTTGACCGTCTACGCAGACGAGCCGGACGCGTTCGAGGGCGTCATCCGTTCCGTGCTGATCGAACTCGGCGAAACGATCGCGTCCGCAATCGCGGCCGTCGAACGCAAACAGGCCCTGCTGACCGACTCCCGTACTCGCCTCGAGTTCGAGGTGATCGACGACGGCTTCATCTTTACCAGACTCGCGACGCGTGCGGAGTGTACTCTCTCGTTCGACGGCGGGATCCAGCTTCACGAAGACGGGGCGGCCGTGTTCGCCACCGTCGAGGGAGCGCCCGCCACCGACGTCGTCGACGCGGCCGCGGATCTCGTCGCCGTCGAAGACATCCAGCACCTCGGTGACGGTGCGGACGTCGACGACCCCGCGTCGGGCGAGACCGTCCTCATCAACCTCGCGCCGCCGTTTTTGGCCCTCCAGCTTGCAGACCACGGCGTCGTCTTACGAAGCGTCGAGGCGACGCCGACCGATACGCACGTCGTCGTCGACGTCCCCCGAACCGTCGACGCCAGCGAGAGCATCGACGTCGTCTCGAACGCGTTCTCGGACGTTTCACTCGTCGCCAAGCGAACCGTCGACCGGACGACTGCACGCACCCTTCGCGCTCAACTCCTCGAGCGACTGACGGACCGCCAACTCGAGGTCGTCCAACTAGCGTATTACGGCGGCTACTTCGAGTCGCCGCGAGAGCGTTCGGGCGAGGAAATCGCCACGACGCTCGAGATTTCGCCGGCCGCGTTCTACCGGCACATTCGGACGATTCAGCGGAAACTGTTTACCATCCTGTTCGACGAAATCGGCCTTCCGGCAAAAACGACGGCACCCGTTGAATAG
- a CDS encoding YihY/virulence factor BrkB family protein has protein sequence MADSSLLSLARDVAAVSRERQISVKSAGLAYHAFNTLVPLVILALVGATLTDSLEPLVSTLESAAGLDGIVTDGGLEEAAGNSGDRIRAAILALLILLWSAARLFQAVNSAFTDVYGSRKDESYVNTATTVTLVTVLNAALVTATVALAVALVSVVGISLSVFLGGVVATAASAVLLAILLVAVFTPMYYLFPQPDVVVGEVLPGVAFAALSWTALAVSFRVYVATSESIALFGIAGAILLVLTWVYLGGFCLLLGAVLNAVLSGHVDPDEGWIPMQAVWTESNP, from the coding sequence ATGGCCGACTCGAGTCTCCTGTCGCTCGCCCGCGACGTCGCTGCCGTCTCCCGCGAACGCCAGATCAGCGTCAAGTCCGCCGGGCTGGCCTACCACGCGTTCAACACCCTCGTACCGCTGGTCATCCTCGCGCTCGTCGGTGCCACGCTCACGGATTCGCTCGAGCCGCTGGTTTCGACGCTCGAGTCAGCGGCCGGCCTCGACGGTATCGTGACCGACGGCGGACTCGAGGAGGCGGCCGGCAACAGCGGCGACAGGATACGGGCTGCGATCCTCGCGCTCCTCATTTTGCTGTGGAGCGCTGCTCGCTTGTTTCAGGCAGTCAACAGCGCGTTTACGGACGTCTACGGCTCTCGGAAGGACGAATCGTACGTGAACACGGCGACGACGGTAACGCTCGTCACGGTGCTCAACGCGGCGCTCGTGACGGCGACGGTCGCGCTGGCCGTCGCGTTGGTCAGCGTCGTCGGAATCAGTCTCTCGGTCTTCCTCGGCGGGGTCGTGGCGACGGCAGCCAGCGCCGTTCTCCTCGCGATTCTGCTCGTAGCCGTCTTCACGCCGATGTACTACCTCTTTCCACAACCGGACGTCGTCGTCGGCGAGGTACTGCCGGGGGTCGCGTTCGCCGCCCTCTCGTGGACCGCGTTGGCCGTCAGCTTCAGGGTATACGTCGCCACCTCCGAGAGCATCGCGCTCTTTGGAATCGCCGGCGCGATCTTGCTCGTCCTCACCTGGGTGTACCTCGGTGGCTTCTGTCTCCTGTTGGGTGCCGTTTTGAACGCTGTCCTCTCCGGCCACGTCGACCCCGACGAGGGCTGGATCCCGATGCAGGCCGTCTGGACGGAGTCGAATCCCTAA
- a CDS encoding DUF2196 domain-containing protein, which translates to MSNERPAASDLRQGITVEIVQGDQDVESEDREPLIGEVATVYEDDPKGPQVELKNGVVGHVQSVVHDE; encoded by the coding sequence ATGTCCAACGAACGACCAGCTGCATCCGACCTCCGGCAGGGGATCACCGTCGAAATCGTGCAGGGCGATCAGGACGTCGAGTCCGAGGATCGAGAGCCCCTCATCGGGGAAGTGGCGACCGTCTACGAAGACGACCCGAAGGGACCACAGGTCGAACTGAAAAACGGCGTCGTCGGGCACGTCCAGTCGGTCGTCCACGACGAATAG
- the msrB gene encoding peptide-methionine (R)-S-oxide reductase MsrB yields the protein MEHETDETPRESTDLPTSDEEWREELDDEEYRILREAGTEPAFSGEYVDHKDDGSYVCAGCGAELFDSETKFDSGCGWPSFYDTDTDRVETRLDTSHGMRRTEVLCAECGGHLGHVFEDGPEPTGKRYCINSAALDFDE from the coding sequence ATGGAACACGAGACAGACGAAACCCCTCGAGAGAGCACCGACCTCCCCACGAGCGACGAAGAGTGGCGCGAGGAACTCGACGACGAGGAGTATCGAATCCTGCGAGAAGCCGGAACCGAGCCCGCGTTCAGCGGCGAGTACGTCGATCACAAAGACGACGGAAGCTACGTCTGTGCCGGCTGTGGGGCCGAACTGTTCGACTCCGAGACGAAGTTCGACTCCGGCTGTGGCTGGCCGAGTTTCTACGATACGGATACCGACCGTGTCGAAACCCGACTCGACACCAGCCACGGGATGCGCCGCACCGAAGTGCTGTGTGCCGAATGCGGCGGCCACCTCGGCCACGTCTTCGAGGACGGCCCGGAACCGACCGGCAAGCGCTACTGTATCAACTCCGCCGCCCTCGACTTCGACGAGTAA